One window of Thermomicrobiales bacterium genomic DNA carries:
- a CDS encoding phosphatase PAP2 family protein yields the protein AWLGAVHLLLMSLAVMATGNHYLLDIVAGLAVVSVALGIDWVLFHRRNGSVVQMMTSPRTVAYGTAR from the coding sequence GCGCGTGGCTGGGTGCCGTGCATCTGTTGCTGATGTCACTGGCGGTCATGGCGACCGGCAACCACTACCTGCTCGACATCGTCGCAGGGCTGGCGGTCGTCAGCGTCGCGCTGGGAATTGATTGGGTGCTCTTCCACCGCCGCAACGGTTCGGTCGTTCAGATGATGACCAGCCCACGTACGGTCGCATATGGGACTGCACGATGA